From one Sulfurimonas sp. genomic stretch:
- a CDS encoding PAS domain-containing sensor histidine kinase, whose product MSENQITQEELTLLIEQTYKVEKEFTELKQSYDHLQGTVEKVVEFLPNAIWILNENGEVFLQNSKARELWQLFELMEFRDDDYELNFEDRSYIVKSSTHKDKKMFSCTDITEQKRRENLATMGQMAAHLSHEIRNPIGSISLLSSTLKKRVLPENIPIVDEIQKSIFKIERIIKATLMFSKGIRINKKVFKFSKLREHLINDCGSYGYSKEISFIMPENDFEIDGDIDLLEILFSNFLFNAIDAIELDDEDTGVIELVYRYEDNTHKFYVYDSGVPIENKKELFEAFKSTKVKGNGLGLVLSAQIAEAHGGKVELLDTNKKGFGIYIA is encoded by the coding sequence TTGAGCGAAAATCAAATAACCCAAGAGGAACTTACTCTTTTAATTGAACAGACTTACAAGGTTGAGAAAGAGTTTACAGAACTAAAGCAGTCTTATGATCACTTGCAGGGTACTGTTGAAAAAGTAGTTGAGTTCCTGCCAAATGCCATATGGATCTTAAATGAAAACGGTGAAGTGTTTTTACAAAACTCTAAAGCCAGAGAATTATGGCAATTATTTGAGCTTATGGAATTTCGCGACGATGATTATGAACTTAACTTTGAAGACCGTTCATACATAGTTAAAAGTTCTACTCATAAAGATAAAAAAATGTTCTCTTGTACAGACATTACCGAGCAAAAAAGAAGAGAAAACCTAGCTACAATGGGGCAGATGGCAGCACATCTTTCTCATGAAATCAGAAATCCTATCGGTTCTATATCTCTACTTAGCTCAACTCTTAAAAAACGTGTACTGCCTGAGAATATTCCTATCGTGGATGAGATCCAAAAGTCTATATTTAAAATAGAACGCATTATAAAAGCTACATTGATGTTCTCAAAGGGAATAAGGATAAACAAAAAAGTCTTTAAATTCTCAAAGCTAAGAGAGCATCTTATTAATGACTGTGGAAGTTACGGATACTCAAAAGAGATAAGCTTTATAATGCCGGAGAACGATTTTGAAATCGATGGAGATATAGATCTATTAGAGATCTTATTTTCAAATTTTTTGTTTAATGCCATTGATGCGATAGAGTTAGATGATGAAGATACAGGTGTTATAGAGTTAGTATATAGATATGAAGATAACACACATAAATTTTACGTATATGATAGTGGTGTACCTATAGAAAATAAAAAAGAGTTATTTGAAGCTTTTAAATCAACTAAGGTAAAGGGTAACGGGTTAGGGCTTGTGTTATCTGCTCAAATTGCCGAAGCTCACGGTGGTAAGGTTGAATTGCTTGATACTAACAAAAAAGGTTTTGGTATATATATTGCTTAA
- a CDS encoding M18 family aminopeptidase, with translation MEKNDFNEGLLGFLDASPTPYHATKNIGMMLENAGFERVFEEQAWSLQEGKKYYVTRNDSSLIAFTYPKRKDYLLVGAHTDSPNLKLKPNSVMKEHGVVKFGVEPYGGLLLNPWFDRDLSLAGCVSYLDSNNMIKETLIDVKKKIATIPSLAIHLDENANNERTINKQTDISPILTTSEDFDLEEFIKQELVKNGISDVKEIYANELSFYDAQEASYVGLNDDFIASARLDNLLSCYVGLVSICSVEANTPMIFVANDHEEVGSDSVSGAAGSFLENTLKRIFPNYEDFVHMVRSSTLISADNAHAVHPNYHSKHDKEHAPLMNKGAVIKINANQRYASSTKTISRFMNVASSINEPYQQFVTRSDMGCGSTIGPITATRLGIDTIDVGLPTLAMHSIRELAGSDDAHSLYKIILGYTV, from the coding sequence TTGGAAAAAAATGATTTTAACGAAGGACTACTAGGATTTTTAGATGCATCGCCTACACCGTATCATGCTACGAAAAATATAGGTATGATGCTTGAGAATGCAGGATTTGAGAGAGTTTTTGAAGAGCAGGCATGGAGTTTACAAGAGGGTAAAAAATACTATGTAACAAGAAACGATTCATCACTTATAGCTTTTACATATCCAAAAAGAAAAGACTATCTTTTAGTTGGTGCTCATACAGATTCACCAAACCTGAAACTAAAACCAAACTCTGTTATGAAAGAACACGGTGTTGTAAAGTTTGGAGTTGAACCATACGGAGGACTTCTTTTAAATCCATGGTTTGATAGAGACTTATCATTAGCTGGTTGTGTAAGTTATTTAGATTCAAACAACATGATAAAAGAGACACTTATAGATGTTAAAAAGAAAATAGCTACAATCCCTTCTTTAGCAATTCATTTGGATGAGAATGCCAACAATGAAAGAACTATAAACAAACAAACAGATATTTCACCTATATTGACTACAAGTGAAGATTTTGACTTAGAAGAGTTCATAAAACAAGAACTTGTTAAAAACGGCATAAGTGATGTTAAAGAGATATATGCAAATGAACTTAGCTTTTACGATGCTCAAGAAGCTTCTTATGTTGGTTTAAATGATGATTTTATAGCTTCTGCAAGACTTGATAATCTACTTTCATGTTATGTAGGACTTGTAAGTATATGCTCTGTTGAAGCTAATACTCCTATGATATTTGTAGCAAATGATCACGAAGAAGTTGGAAGTGACAGTGTTAGTGGAGCTGCAGGAAGCTTTTTGGAAAATACACTAAAGAGAATATTTCCAAATTATGAAGATTTTGTACATATGGTTCGCTCATCTACACTCATAAGTGCAGACAACGCTCATGCAGTGCATCCAAACTATCATTCTAAACATGATAAAGAACACGCCCCTTTAATGAATAAGGGTGCAGTTATAAAGATAAATGCAAATCAGCGTTATGCTTCAAGTACAAAAACAATTTCAAGATTCATGAATGTGGCTTCAAGTATCAACGAGCCTTATCAGCAGTTTGTGACTAGAAGCGATATGGGTTGTGGCTCAACAATAGGTCCAATAACAGCAACTCGTCTTGGAATTGACACTATAGATGTAGGACTTCCAACTTTAGCTATGCACTCTATTCGTGAGCTTGCAGGAAGTGATGATGCACACTCGCTTTATAAAATCATACTAGGATATACTGTTTGA
- the ccsA gene encoding cytochrome c biogenesis protein CcsA: MKLLLNIFGSMKTMAVLMLMFAFSIAYATFIENDYGTMTAKADIYNALWFEVLMGLLTINLIINIVRFKMFSVKKAPIFIFHVAFLIILIGAAITRYIGYEGSMHIRENASANTMLSADTYFSISASLNGKTQSTQESIYLSKRSQNTLDSSLNIDGKQVDVKLVRYIPDVVESLEETEGGIATLDMMVTSNGQGESVVLRDGEYYESQDYILNFNSNTKFENKDIFNIYIKDKKLYLSHKVALKTLSMDTQENGKIEPSKETSFNTRMLYTTDNAGFVLKKFYPSAKKKLISNPNASAMAPGVDALIFNVDVDGTSEEVMVFGQSGRQAKETHNVINGVDVHLSYGAKKLTLPFSIHLKDFQLDRYPGSMSPSSYASEVVLIDKDENLEMPYRIYMNNILEHRGFRFFQSSYDQDEMGTILSVNNDPGTLPTYIGYFLLTVGMVWSLFSRQNRFAALAKKAKKASSASALILAVGIAANLTPLQANVLAPEIKTIVSFDKKHSEEFGKLVLQDASGRMKPVNTLATEILAKVHRSTNLKVGNYTLTPTQVVLGMMIKPDEYRDIKMIRTKNKEINKILSLKEGSKYASFSQFFMDPENIRGYKLSSYVETAMRKQPKHRNQFDKDILKVDEKVNITYSVYTGSLLKIWPKPSDVNNKWFATIDALQTFAYEDATKLRSIAFAYFSAVDEGIKTSNWTMADEALAKIAEYQHFYGKEIYPSDSKINAEVFYNKANIFENLYPFYLLVGFILLIFSFIKILKPNFKLDMFSKATLWLLVLFFVAHTIGLALRWYISGHAPWSDGYESMIYIGWATVLAGFIFSKRSPLTMASTSILAGLILFVAHLNWMDPQVTNLVPVLKSYWLSIHVAVITASYGFLGLGALLGFVAIILFIAKTQKNDKHISNAIRELNAINEMSLMIGLAMLTIGNFLGGVWANESWGRYWGWDPKETWALVTILVYAVVVHLRFIKALYSDFNFAVISLLSYTSVIMTYFGVNYYLAGLHSYAKGDPVPIPDFVPVTYIVIAIVIAFAYRNRKLA; encoded by the coding sequence ATGAAGTTACTATTAAATATATTCGGTTCCATGAAAACTATGGCAGTTTTGATGTTGATGTTTGCTTTTTCAATAGCTTATGCAACATTTATAGAAAATGATTACGGTACTATGACTGCTAAAGCTGACATATATAATGCACTATGGTTTGAAGTTCTTATGGGACTTTTAACAATAAATCTTATTATAAATATAGTAAGATTTAAAATGTTTAGCGTAAAGAAAGCTCCAATCTTTATATTTCACGTTGCTTTTTTAATTATTTTAATCGGTGCTGCTATTACTCGTTATATAGGTTATGAAGGCAGTATGCATATCCGTGAGAATGCAAGCGCAAATACAATGCTTAGTGCCGATACTTATTTTAGCATAAGTGCTTCATTAAATGGAAAAACACAAAGTACACAAGAGAGTATATACCTATCAAAACGCTCACAAAATACATTAGATTCTAGTTTGAATATTGATGGAAAACAAGTAGATGTAAAACTTGTTAGATATATCCCAGATGTAGTTGAATCTTTGGAAGAGACAGAGGGTGGAATAGCTACCCTTGATATGATGGTAACATCTAATGGACAAGGTGAATCTGTAGTTTTACGAGATGGTGAATATTATGAATCTCAAGATTATATTCTTAATTTTAATTCAAATACAAAGTTTGAAAACAAAGATATTTTCAATATATATATAAAAGATAAAAAACTATATCTGTCTCATAAAGTTGCTTTGAAAACATTAAGCATGGATACTCAGGAAAATGGAAAAATAGAGCCAAGCAAAGAGACATCTTTTAATACTAGAATGTTATATACTACAGATAATGCAGGTTTTGTATTAAAGAAATTTTATCCATCAGCCAAGAAAAAACTTATCTCAAATCCTAATGCTTCGGCAATGGCACCAGGTGTAGATGCACTTATTTTTAATGTAGACGTAGACGGAACTAGTGAAGAAGTTATGGTGTTTGGACAATCTGGTCGTCAAGCTAAAGAGACTCATAACGTTATTAACGGAGTAGATGTTCATCTATCATACGGAGCTAAAAAACTTACTCTGCCTTTTTCAATCCACTTAAAAGATTTTCAATTGGATCGTTATCCAGGTTCTATGAGCCCATCTTCATATGCAAGTGAAGTAGTGCTTATTGATAAAGATGAAAATCTTGAGATGCCTTATAGAATATATATGAACAATATACTTGAACATCGCGGATTTAGATTTTTCCAATCTTCATACGATCAAGACGAGATGGGGACAATTCTGTCTGTAAATAATGATCCTGGAACACTGCCGACATATATAGGTTATTTTTTATTGACAGTAGGTATGGTGTGGTCTCTATTTTCAAGACAAAACAGATTTGCAGCTTTAGCTAAAAAGGCTAAAAAAGCTTCAAGTGCATCGGCACTTATACTAGCTGTAGGAATCGCTGCTAATTTAACTCCGTTGCAGGCAAATGTTTTGGCACCTGAGATAAAAACAATTGTCAGTTTTGATAAAAAACACTCTGAAGAGTTTGGTAAGTTGGTACTACAAGATGCAAGCGGTAGAATGAAGCCTGTAAACACACTTGCTACTGAGATACTTGCCAAAGTACACAGAAGTACAAATCTTAAAGTTGGAAACTACACTCTTACACCGACTCAAGTAGTACTTGGCATGATGATAAAGCCTGACGAATACAGAGATATAAAAATGATCCGTACAAAAAATAAAGAGATCAATAAAATCCTATCTCTAAAAGAGGGTTCTAAATACGCATCTTTTTCACAATTTTTTATGGATCCTGAAAATATAAGAGGTTATAAGCTCTCTTCATACGTAGAGACTGCTATGAGAAAACAGCCAAAGCATAGAAATCAGTTTGATAAAGATATTTTAAAAGTTGATGAAAAAGTTAATATTACTTATTCAGTATATACTGGTTCACTTTTAAAAATATGGCCTAAACCTAGTGATGTAAATAACAAATGGTTTGCTACTATAGATGCACTTCAAACTTTTGCATATGAAGATGCAACAAAGCTAAGAAGCATTGCATTTGCTTATTTTTCAGCAGTAGATGAGGGTATTAAAACATCAAATTGGACTATGGCTGATGAAGCTCTTGCAAAAATAGCAGAGTATCAGCATTTTTACGGAAAAGAGATCTACCCTTCAGATAGTAAAATTAATGCGGAAGTTTTTTATAACAAAGCTAATATTTTTGAAAACCTGTATCCATTTTATCTGCTGGTAGGTTTTATACTGTTGATATTTAGTTTTATTAAAATTTTAAAACCAAATTTTAAATTAGACATGTTTTCAAAAGCTACTCTTTGGTTACTAGTTCTTTTCTTTGTAGCGCATACTATCGGTTTGGCTCTTCGTTGGTATATATCAGGTCATGCTCCTTGGTCTGACGGATATGAATCGATGATCTATATTGGTTGGGCTACTGTTCTTGCAGGGTTTATATTCTCAAAACGCTCACCGCTTACTATGGCGTCTACATCTATCCTTGCAGGGCTTATACTTTTTGTAGCTCATTTAAACTGGATGGATCCTCAAGTTACAAACTTGGTACCTGTACTTAAATCATACTGGTTAAGTATTCACGTTGCTGTAATTACTGCAAGTTACGGTTTCTTGGGACTTGGTGCTTTACTTGGATTTGTAGCTATTATTTTATTTATCGCTAAAACACAAAAAAATGACAAACATATATCTAACGCAATTAGAGAATTAAATGCTATTAATGAGATGAGTTTAATGATAGGTCTGGCTATGCTGACTATAGGTAACTTTTTAGGCGGTGTTTGGGCAAATGAGTCTTGGGGTCGTTACTGGGGCTGGGATCCAAAAGAGACTTGGGCACTTGTAACTATTTTAGTATATGCAGTTGTAGTTCACCTAAGATTTATTAAAGCGCTTTACAGTGATTTCAACTTTGCAGTAATATCTTTACTTAGTTATACAAGTGTTATAATGACTTACTTTGGAGTTAATTATTATCTTGCAGGGCTTCACTCATATGCTAAAGGGGATCCTGTGCCGATTCCTGATTTTGTACCTGTTACATATATAGTGATCGCTATAGTAATAGCATTTGCTTACAGAAACAGAAAATTAGCTTAA
- the hemH gene encoding ferrochelatase, producing MKKEAIILLNMGGPNNLEEVEVFLTNMFNDKNIITVKSSLLRKFIATMITFTRTESSQEIYEQLGGKSPIVGHTCNLVKKLQDKVGDSVIVDFVMRYTPPFASEVIERLNKEDVDKIYLIPLYPQFSTTTTKSSLEDFEEQYHLLGGDALLTEIKHFFKNEKYNQAILENIEDVLDGEKYSEYELIFSAHGLPQKIVDRGDVYQKHVVRHVDILKDMMAKKGMEFSSVHIAYQSKVGPMQWLTPSLDEKLQELKGKKVVIFPIAFTIDNSETDYELEIEYKEIADEIGLADYRVARCPNDSDLFVEALQEIYNKMR from the coding sequence TTGAAAAAAGAAGCAATAATACTTTTAAATATGGGTGGACCAAACAACCTAGAAGAGGTTGAAGTATTTTTAACAAATATGTTTAACGATAAAAATATCATTACTGTTAAAAGCTCACTTTTAAGAAAGTTTATAGCTACAATGATAACTTTTACAAGAACAGAATCTTCTCAGGAGATCTATGAGCAGCTAGGTGGAAAATCTCCAATCGTAGGGCACACATGTAATCTTGTAAAAAAGCTTCAAGATAAAGTCGGAGATAGTGTTATAGTTGATTTTGTAATGCGTTATACGCCGCCTTTTGCTTCGGAAGTTATAGAGCGTTTAAATAAAGAAGATGTTGACAAAATATATCTAATACCTTTATACCCGCAGTTTTCTACTACTACAACAAAATCATCACTAGAAGATTTTGAAGAGCAGTATCATCTATTAGGCGGTGATGCACTGCTAACAGAGATAAAACATTTTTTCAAAAATGAAAAATACAACCAAGCTATTTTAGAGAATATAGAAGATGTTTTGGATGGTGAAAAGTATAGTGAATATGAACTCATATTCTCAGCACACGGTCTTCCTCAAAAGATAGTGGACAGAGGTGATGTATATCAAAAGCATGTAGTTAGACATGTAGATATTTTAAAAGATATGATGGCTAAAAAAGGTATGGAATTCTCATCAGTACATATAGCATATCAGTCAAAAGTGGGACCAATGCAGTGGCTTACACCATCGTTAGATGAAAAGTTGCAAGAGCTTAAAGGTAAAAAGGTTGTTATCTTTCCTATAGCTTTTACTATAGATAATTCTGAGACAGACTATGAACTGGAGATCGAATATAAAGAGATAGCTGATGAGATTGGTTTAGCTGATTATAGGGTTGCTAGATGCCCTAATGATTCTGACTTGTTTGTAGAAGCTCTGCAAGAGATATACAATAAAATGAGATAG
- the dnaE gene encoding DNA polymerase III subunit alpha, giving the protein MSAQPFTHLHLHTEYSLLDGANKLTNLVKQVKELGMTSVAMTDHGNMFGAIDFYKQMKDAGIKPIIGMEGYIHNGETLDDKSTKQRFHICLFAKNKKGYQNLMYLSSQAFIEGMYYFPRINKKLLREHSEGIICTSACLQGEVNWHLNLSERNVKFGAKGYDEAKKIALEYKEIFGDDFYLEIMRHGIGDQLNIDEQILKISQETGIKVVATNDTHYTYPDDAQYHEAFMCIGMNKLYDDPNRMRHSVHEFYLKSPDQMAKLFADIPEALTNTQEIVDKCEDFVPIVKTPTPPNFKFTKEYAQKEGLDIDFDDDPPLGADASDDDKKKHLLAADKNDAAYFIHKCREGLEERLKFVPEDRHQEYKDRLEFEMEIINSMKFPGYMMIVWDFVAEAKRMGIAVGPGRGSAAGSLVAFALEITDIDPMKYDLLFERFLNPERVSMPDIDMDFMQARRGEVIDYVVKKYGRNQVAQIITFGSLLAKGVIRDVARVLDMPLSQADKMAKLIPDELGITLNGKMKGDEFKEGAFQKEPKIKELIETDANAARVWEFAKKLEGLKRNSGIHAAGVVISNEELWKKTPIYKPSGENTFVTQYSLNYMEDIDLIKFDFLGLKTLDVIQNATKLIKRRYDIDVDWHKIDENDPKVYEVIQTGETIGMFQIESSGMQDLNKRLKPSNFEDLIAVLALYRPGPMESGMLDNFIERKHGRKEIFYPFEEVSFDLLKDTLGPTYGMIVYQEQVMQIVQIIGGMSLGGADIVRRAMGKKKVEEMEKYNRLFSEGAQKLGLDYNLASDLFKLIEKFAGYGFNKSHSAAYAMVTFQTAWLKTYYPNEFMAALLTSDKDNTDKVVRYIDEVKRMGIELGPPDICDSQLEFSAITKDDQDIVLFGLGGIKGVGEAAIHSMLKEREENGPYASLQDFVNRIEPSKVNKRVIESAIKAGAFDRFGYSRKALLDQIETIVETAKNASEAKKNAAGSLFGDDAEITTVDLKLTNSEEYSLKAILEFEKDTLGFYVSGHPLDEFREQIEELNYTLSSEISDAKDGSYVVFIGKVEDVQKKISKKGNQFGIVDLMDFHGNIDIMLFEDKLNELEEMDLDEPIAFKAKITHTEMFTRIGVTKIMTLKEAAKETKKTKKEVREIPQEPLNLAIRLSDDTNQLEELYTLVRQNPGSRELKVTIISKLQNIVIDSAIRVNNNIIKAIDGNENIDIL; this is encoded by the coding sequence TTGAGCGCTCAACCATTTACCCACTTACATCTGCATACAGAATATTCACTACTAGACGGTGCAAATAAACTTACAAACCTTGTAAAACAGGTTAAAGAGCTTGGTATGACAAGTGTAGCTATGACCGATCATGGAAACATGTTTGGAGCAATAGATTTTTACAAGCAAATGAAAGATGCCGGTATTAAACCAATCATAGGTATGGAAGGTTATATACATAACGGTGAAACACTAGATGATAAATCTACAAAGCAAAGATTTCATATCTGTTTATTTGCTAAAAACAAAAAAGGTTATCAAAACCTTATGTATCTTTCATCTCAAGCATTTATTGAGGGGATGTATTATTTCCCTCGTATAAATAAAAAGCTTCTTCGTGAACATTCGGAAGGAATTATTTGTACATCTGCATGTCTTCAAGGTGAGGTAAACTGGCATTTAAATCTTAGTGAAAGAAATGTTAAGTTTGGTGCAAAAGGCTACGATGAAGCAAAAAAAATTGCATTAGAATATAAAGAAATATTCGGAGATGATTTTTATTTAGAGATCATGCGTCACGGTATTGGTGATCAGCTAAATATAGATGAACAGATTCTAAAAATTTCTCAAGAGACAGGTATTAAAGTAGTAGCTACAAACGATACCCACTATACATATCCAGATGATGCACAGTACCATGAAGCATTTATGTGTATCGGTATGAATAAACTTTATGATGATCCAAACCGTATGCGTCACTCTGTACATGAGTTCTATCTAAAATCTCCTGATCAGATGGCAAAACTTTTTGCAGACATCCCTGAAGCACTTACAAACACTCAAGAGATAGTTGATAAGTGTGAAGATTTTGTACCTATAGTTAAAACTCCTACACCACCTAACTTTAAATTTACAAAAGAGTATGCTCAAAAAGAGGGTCTAGATATAGACTTTGACGATGATCCGCCATTAGGTGCGGATGCAAGTGATGATGATAAAAAGAAACACCTTCTTGCAGCTGATAAAAATGACGCAGCATATTTTATTCATAAGTGTCGAGAGGGGTTAGAAGAGCGTTTAAAGTTTGTCCCTGAGGATCGTCATCAAGAGTATAAAGACAGACTAGAGTTTGAGATGGAGATCATCAACTCTATGAAATTCCCTGGTTATATGATGATCGTTTGGGACTTCGTTGCCGAAGCTAAGCGAATGGGAATAGCCGTAGGACCCGGGCGTGGTTCAGCTGCAGGGTCTTTAGTTGCATTTGCTTTAGAGATAACAGATATTGACCCTATGAAGTATGATCTTCTTTTTGAGAGGTTTCTTAACCCTGAACGTGTATCGATGCCCGATATCGATATGGACTTTATGCAGGCTCGCCGTGGTGAAGTAATAGACTACGTTGTAAAAAAATACGGACGTAATCAGGTTGCGCAGATCATCACTTTCGGTTCACTTCTGGCAAAAGGGGTTATACGTGACGTTGCACGTGTACTTGATATGCCGCTTTCTCAAGCTGATAAGATGGCTAAACTAATTCCTGATGAGCTTGGTATCACACTTAATGGAAAGATGAAGGGTGATGAGTTTAAAGAGGGAGCTTTCCAAAAAGAACCTAAAATAAAAGAACTTATTGAAACTGATGCCAATGCAGCTCGTGTTTGGGAATTTGCTAAAAAACTAGAGGGGCTTAAAAGAAATTCAGGGATTCACGCTGCCGGTGTAGTTATTAGTAATGAAGAATTATGGAAAAAAACACCAATTTATAAGCCTTCAGGTGAGAATACTTTTGTTACACAATACTCACTAAACTACATGGAAGATATAGATCTGATCAAATTTGACTTCCTTGGTCTTAAAACACTTGACGTTATTCAAAATGCTACGAAACTTATAAAACGCCGTTACGATATAGATGTAGACTGGCATAAAATAGATGAGAACGATCCTAAGGTTTATGAGGTTATTCAAACTGGTGAAACAATAGGTATGTTCCAGATAGAGTCTTCTGGTATGCAGGATCTGAATAAACGTCTAAAACCATCTAACTTTGAGGATTTGATCGCGGTCTTGGCATTATACAGACCGGGTCCGATGGAATCTGGGATGCTTGATAACTTTATTGAGCGTAAGCATGGTAGAAAAGAGATCTTTTACCCTTTTGAAGAGGTGAGTTTTGATCTTCTAAAAGACACACTTGGTCCAACTTACGGGATGATTGTATACCAAGAGCAAGTTATGCAGATCGTTCAGATTATCGGTGGTATGAGTCTAGGCGGTGCAGATATTGTTCGTCGTGCTATGGGTAAGAAAAAAGTTGAAGAGATGGAGAAATATAACCGTTTATTCTCCGAAGGTGCACAAAAACTTGGACTTGACTATAACCTTGCAAGTGATCTGTTTAAACTGATTGAAAAATTTGCCGGTTATGGTTTTAACAAGTCTCACTCGGCTGCATATGCGATGGTTACATTTCAAACAGCTTGGCTAAAAACATACTATCCAAATGAGTTTATGGCTGCACTTTTAACCAGTGATAAAGACAATACCGACAAAGTTGTTCGTTATATCGATGAAGTTAAACGTATGGGAATTGAGCTTGGACCGCCTGATATTTGTGACTCTCAGCTAGAGTTCTCTGCAATCACTAAAGATGATCAAGATATAGTTCTTTTTGGACTTGGTGGTATAAAAGGTGTTGGTGAAGCAGCGATTCATTCTATGCTTAAAGAGCGTGAAGAAAACGGCCCATATGCATCTTTACAAGATTTCGTAAATAGAATAGAACCATCAAAAGTAAACAAGCGTGTTATTGAATCTGCTATTAAAGCTGGAGCGTTCGATCGGTTTGGATATTCGCGTAAAGCTTTACTTGATCAGATAGAAACTATTGTTGAGACTGCCAAAAATGCAAGTGAAGCAAAGAAAAATGCAGCGGGTAGTTTGTTTGGAGATGATGCTGAGATAACTACAGTTGATCTTAAACTTACAAACTCTGAAGAGTATTCTCTTAAAGCCATTCTGGAATTTGAAAAAGACACTTTAGGTTTTTATGTATCTGGTCACCCTCTTGATGAATTTAGAGAGCAGATAGAGGAGTTAAATTATACACTGTCATCTGAGATATCTGATGCAAAAGACGGCTCATATGTTGTTTTTATAGGTAAAGTTGAAGATGTTCAGAAAAAGATTTCAAAAAAAGGTAATCAGTTTGGAATAGTTGATCTTATGGATTTTCACGGAAACATAGACATTATGCTTTTTGAAGATAAACTAAACGAGCTTGAAGAGATGGATCTTGATGAACCCATAGCATTTAAAGCAAAAATAACTCATACTGAGATGTTTACCAGAATTGGTGTTACAAAGATCATGACACTAAAAGAGGCTGCAAAAGAGACAAAAAAAACGAAAAAAGAAGTTCGTGAGATTCCGCAAGAACCTTTAAATTTAGCCATCAGGTTAAGTGATGATACAAATCAGTTAGAAGAGTTATATACTCTTGTTAGACAAAATCCTGGAAGCAGAGAGTTAAAAGTAACTATTATCTCTAAACTGCAAAACATAGTAATAGATTCTGCTATTAGAGTAAATAATAATATCATAAAAGCTATTGACGGGAATGAAAATATAGATATATTATAG
- a CDS encoding DUF2461 domain-containing protein, which translates to MSFTGFAEGALPFLESIRKNNNKEWFEAHKKEYQELILNPSRLFVEEMGDHLMALEPTINYEPKINKSLFRIYRDIRRMGANKLPIKHRIGFIFWQGNAKRLQSSGFYMHFSPDELFVAVGVRWFEKPMLDAYRGYIKDDHKRNELKAILDKITASGYKVIDKGYKRLPRGFDKDMSNVDLSLYKGMATYTTLDPKLITNGEKLIDKLYKIYEDMLPLQQFMYDVSLHVKEEQD; encoded by the coding sequence ATGAGTTTTACAGGATTTGCAGAAGGTGCTTTGCCTTTTTTAGAATCTATTCGTAAAAACAATAATAAAGAATGGTTTGAAGCTCATAAAAAAGAGTATCAAGAACTTATTTTAAACCCGTCTCGACTTTTTGTAGAAGAGATGGGTGATCATCTAATGGCGCTTGAGCCAACTATCAATTATGAACCTAAAATCAATAAATCTCTTTTTCGCATATATCGTGATATCCGCCGCATGGGTGCAAATAAACTTCCGATCAAACACAGAATAGGTTTCATATTTTGGCAAGGCAACGCTAAAAGGCTTCAAAGCTCAGGATTTTATATGCATTTTAGCCCTGATGAGTTGTTTGTAGCCGTAGGTGTAAGATGGTTTGAAAAACCTATGCTTGATGCTTATAGAGGTTATATTAAAGATGATCATAAAAGGAACGAGTTAAAAGCGATTTTAGATAAAATAACTGCATCAGGATACAAAGTTATAGATAAAGGGTATAAACGACTTCCACGCGGTTTTGACAAGGATATGAGTAATGTGGATTTATCTTTGTATAAAGGTATGGCTACATATACGACACTGGATCCTAAGCTGATCACTAATGGTGAAAAACTTATAGATAAGCTTTATAAAATATATGAAGATATGCTACCATTACAACAGTTTATGTATGATGTAAGTCTGCATGTAAAAGAGGAACAAGATTGA